In Pempheris klunzingeri isolate RE-2024b chromosome 5, fPemKlu1.hap1, whole genome shotgun sequence, the DNA window CATGCTGTTACAGCACAGAACGCCCCCTAAAACCACTCACTGTCAGTTTTAcatgtctgcttgtgtgtggaTTCAACAAATGAGATGTAACCAATGAATCTGTGACCTTCAAAGCTTTTGATGAGTGTATTTTTTCCACTTCTGACGGAGCCAAGCGAGCTGCTTCTCATGCTTTCAGTCTTgatactaagctaagctaatctaGTGGGAGCTCCAGCTCCACACTTTACGCACAAACATGTGATTGGTActaatcttctcatctaaatctCGCCATGGAATAAAGTAAGTGTACGTGTAAGCTCTAGTCTTAGACACAGACATGATGCAAGTGGAACAGAGACAGATGGTTAACGCTCATGATCTAAGGATAAAACTGAACTTGACTAGATTTGGGATTAGATCAATGATGTCGGAGTTAAACACTCAGAACTAGGAGATGAACattgtactgtaaatataagGTGATACACATGTAGGCGACTCTACGTGCGTTGGCTTGAATTTGAGAAAGCGAAGTTGAGATGGAGATTATCTGATTTGTTTCTGACTAACAGAAGAATGATATCAGTTTTCTCTGTTCCCtgtacagttgtgtgtgtgttcctgctccCCTGCTGGTGTGTATGCAGCAACACCATCTATTTCCGACTCGTTTAAATCACAGGGTGGGTAAATTGCCTTGTTATCTTTTCAGGTATCAACACTTGTGCTCATCTCATCGCCTCTGTCCTTTATTCTCTCTCCCCAGCGTCAGTCACGACCAGACGATCAGGCAGACGGCACGGTGCTCAGGGCAGCGCTGACGCAAGGATGCTGAGTCACAAACGcatttgtacgtgtgtgtatgagtgtgtgtgtgtgtgtgtgtgtgtgtgtgtgtgtattcatgcagAGGGGCACAGGTGCAAGCCAGCCATCTGTTCTTCTGTCTTCATCACAGTAAACAACATTTGTTCAGAGAAGATGCCCATGTTCCCTTTTGGCTCATCGACATGAGCTTCAAGAGAAGTCCAGTTAAATGATGGAGGTCACGTCAAGCAAAGCCAGattattattaaaatcaaaTCCAATCAACAGGTGTCACGTCACACCAGTCCTTTCTGCTGgtttggttattattattattattagtagtagtattatcagtTCAAAGACAAGGCTGTAAATATCTAACCAATTAAATAATGTCAAAACAagtcacagcacagcagcatctAGTTAATGTCTCACAAAGGAACTGTGTCAGTTACAGTCTGCATGGGCTAAGAGCTTCAACTGGGTTGACCAAAACTGGGTTGCTTGTGTGGCCACAGAATGTTTTTCCGCTTGCACTGAAATGATAACGTGTGTGCTACATGAAGTGTTTTTTACCCTGTGCAGAGAGGACGATGTGGGTATCTGCTGCAAACGTCTGTGTGACAGCCAGTAATTAAGCAGTTTTAGCCACCAGATGCTTGATGTGAGGATATCATGTCATGTCTGCTGATCTGTCTGATTCCACCATGTCTTACATATTCATCCATTTTCTAAAgcgcttagtcctaattagggatgatagactaaaatctaaatctaaaattttttttttttatgtcacacGATCTACCCACACTACTCCCCTGCCCTACGGGCTTGTGTTCCACGTGTTTCCCTACAGGGCATGAACATGCACCCTGCTTCAGTAAATCTGGTCTGGGAACCAGTACTGCTTATGGGCCCCAGTCTCAAGGATCCCCACATGACTCCAATGAAATGTCTCGGTGGGCTTGGCACCCAGGAAAGGGTTATGTTTCTTATTTGGAACATAAATACGATAATTCCTCGTGTTATTTGCTTGTCAGGATGTGTAGCGGCACAAGCGGAGAACTTATGACAAAATGTGTGACTGCCCTGCAGACGTGGTCCCTCAGGCTCCCTGTGAACAgcctgctctttctctctgcggCTTTTACTTTGTAAAGACGCACGCACAAACGAGAATGATCAAACCAAATACATCCGTAAATGGAAATATTAATTCACCCACTATCTGTCCTTTACTcactcacagcacacacacagaggcacataCCCGGGGCGCCTCTCCAAAGCACCAAAGGTTAACAGTCAAGAGTGAGTGGTGGGCAGAGTCATGtgctgtgtgcactgtgtgtgtgtgtgtagtcagctgatgcatgtgcacatgtgtgtaagagcttttgtgtgtgtttgtagatgCTGGGAAGGAAAATGAATATCACAATATGCTGACAGATGGCTGGAAAGAGCTGACACCCACAGCAGAAAGTGGCCTTGATGAATTCATAGGTCCACTCCAAACACCGTGTCCTCCAATCGTAATCACACATATGAAATAATCAGAAGCAATGGAGATGAAAGATAAGACTTCCATTCAACCAAAGAGGGCCGCTCCATTCGAAGGAGCACAAGGCGAAGATGACTCATTTGATTTCTGCATTTAATTCTGCAGACTGTAATAATTCTCTCTaacagcttcctcccacaaaaGAAGACACGATTACTCATCATGTCAAGGCTTTGGTTGGAAGGACAATGTCTTTCAGTGTTCCTCTAATCACGAGAGGATATCTACACATCGCACTGTGAGGTTGTCCTGCTGTTGTAATGCTGTGGTTCAAACCGTCAAAGGTAATGAatgaagaaacacacagctgcccccttctgctttaaatgtgtacTGTCATCCATTTATAGTCATTTATAGTTAGAGTCCTCAACTCAGTGAGCTGCATCTTCGTCATGTTCAGGTTAACCCTGAGAAAAGCAGGtcctattttatttttgattttattctattttagctGAAACTTAAACCAAATGTTGCTGGTATGCCTGTCCTAAGTAGGACAGGCCGTGGTGCCGTGGCACTGGGTGCAGGCAGGATCCGTCAAGACGGgttttaatgacaaaacaaatgtCATATCAAGGTGTCAAGACACTTTCCTGCTCATTAATACCTGTAGTTTCTCTCTGTGACATTCCACACCCACTGAAGATAAATGGACACGTGTCGTAACACGTAAACAGCTACAGCATAAGGGAGGATGGATTGTGTAAATACCCACACCACTGCTCAGTGCtgaccaccaccatcatcatcatcatcatcatcatcatcataattaaCGAACTAACTAACACACTAGAGCCCCCTAGTGTGTTAGTCCATCCctgcatatacatatacacatgaTTATGTACACAtttaacaatataataataaactttatctATACGGCACCTTTCATACATAAAAAGCTGCTCAAAAAACaagatgataataaaaaacaatgaaaaaacagaCGTTAAAACAAACGACATAAGAAGCAAAACGTGTCaataaataagaacaataaaataaataaaaactatgatgttaaaaatgtaaGATTCATTAAAAGCAAGATCCTATAAATGATTTCTGGACTGCTTCTTAAAACTGTccaacagtaaaacaaatgaataaaacaatgttGTTATAAAGTAGTAAAGTAATTAAGAGCAGGATCATTAAGATAATACAGTTATatagttataataataatgataatatagtTATATAACTATATgacactatactatactataagaCATtaagatgataaaaacaatggtgttaaaaaggtcaaatgaaTTTAAAGTAAGATCATAAAAATAAGTCTTCTTGtataatatatgtgtgtatatatgatgttatatgtaaaacacacactataTTAACAGGGCATAtttaaaaagttcatttttcTACCTTTTGAGAGCAAATTTCAACATCTCCTGCCCTCCTGTCATCTGGCTGCTCTTTGTTCAGAATACATAACAATAAACCATGGAAGTAACCAGCGTGTCTGAGATTACACAGATGACTGAACTCGGTGTGTATTATCATAAAGACAAACTATGGTTGATGAAGCCACAGCTTGGTGCCCAGTGGCGGGCTGAAGCTCTCCCTCCTCCGCCACACTAGAGGGCGCTCTCACCGCGGGGCCCCGTCCAGGCTGCTGCCGGAAGTAAACACCGCTGGTCAGCGGAAACACTTCGGCGCTCTGCATGGGAGCTTGTTTGGACTTCCATGTGACACCCACTTGATTTAAAATAACAGATAAAACCCCGGAACAGTACCTGTCACTACCACAGCAGTCATGggcaaaaaaggaaagaaggaaaagaaggtGAAGGGAGCGGAGAAGACAGCCgccaaaatggagaaaaaggtTTCAAAGAGGTCTAAACGAGAAGAGGTATGGCTACAGCTCATGTTAACTTTGCATTACTTTTCACATCACACAAAGAGGACACTCGGCTGTGCTGGTAGCTGTGTAGCTTTATACAAATGACTGTTAGTATGTTGTAAAAATGGTTGTAGATTAGTCTGTTCACCGCTTAGTTTACTGCAAGCAGGTAAAACTCAGCCTCAAACAAGGTAACAACTGTCTGCAGTAGTGTTGGGACTCAGCCTTAGCTTATTTCTGAGAGCCATTTACATCCCTCTGGTTctgtccttccttccttccttccttccttccctccctgtctccaGGAGGATTTGGAGGCTCTGATTGCTGAGTTTCAGAATCTGGATTCGAAGAAGACCCAAGTTGTAGAGACGACATGTTCACCTCCATCACCGAGGTTAAAGACTGCATCACTTCCTTCATCTGTGTTGTTCCTGTTGCTGAATTTGTCTCACAGCCATATGAAACGCATGCAGACTTTATCATAgaacataataaaaaatatatcaatCCAGCAGACAAAGGCACAAGATGAGAGGCAAAGTAAATTcttggtggcactagaggaaagtCAGGGACGTCATCTAGGACCCATGAATGTCTTTCAGGGCGGACTACCCAGTAATTGTTGAGATAATTCATTCTTGAGCGTGGTGCTACCTTCTAAGAAACCATTTCGTTCACGTGATGCGGACATGGCCTCTGTCAGCCGTGGATGGAGGACACACGTGTCTCAGTCTCTGATGtcttttcatgttgtttcagaTTGAGTGCGTCTCTCTCTGCCCATCCTGAGAAAGACGAACTCATCCTGTTTGGAGGAGAATACTACAATGGCAAGAAGGTACTAAGCAAGACTATAACCAACGGCTTCTCTGCATCAGGGATTTTGTCAAACTTTTCATCTCGGACATGGAATTTCCAATTATGTCTTTAGAAGATGAAACACTGAGTGAGTAGGTGACATCAGCTCACAAaggatttttcttcttctttaaagcGGAGGCCACCTTTATTCTCAGCGTAAACAATTGGTCAGGTTTCAGTGTCTGTTCAAACTGTACCTGAAGCCCAtcagctctttttcttcttttctcagttttagTTATATGCTACAAAAACTCCACTGgatacattttgaattaaaaaaacctgactttgccttttttttgcaGACGTACCTGTACAACGATCTGTTTTTCTACAACATCAAGAAGAACAGCTGGGTTAAATCAGAGATCCCCAACCCTCCTCCCCCACGCTGCTCTCACCAGGTACGCCCACAGAGACGATCCTTAAGCCTCTCTTGGCTCACACTCCAAACATCGCAGCGGTTTCCTGCACTGTTTGACAGTCGAGCAGCCAGCAAACACCACATTCTCCACTGTTTGCCCCTCGGCCCGTGTAAGTTCTCAGCTGTGCGTGAGAAAATTTGATGCTCGTTAGTTTTAGTCACGTAGTGCCCCTTCCCGCTAAGATGGGGTGAATAGTATTAATCAAATGGCAGGGGGTCATAAGGTTACAGCTATAATTAATAGACCCTGGCAGTACTACATTTGCTACACTGGAGTATCATATTGTTTGGAAGTTCTTGATCAATTATGTGCTTCTTCATTTGAACCACAAGGGGGCAGAGTGCTGTAGCGCTGCTCAGGGAAAACTTTGGAGCTTATCAGCAATGTCATCACAGCTGATGGCCTGCTGTAAGAAAAGCAATTATGTCTGAGGACATCGAACCTCCTAATCTCGCTCTGTTCACGCAGTCCTCCGTTCTTCCTCCCACCTAGGCGGTGGTAGTCCCCCAGGGTGGGGGCCAGCTCTGGGTGTTTGGGGGAGAGTTTGCTTCTCCAAACGGGGAACAGTTCTACCACTACAAAGACCTTTGGGTGCTGCACCTGGCTACACACACCTGGGAGAACATCAAGTATGTGCAGAGGGTCCTGAAAATAGGTGTACTGATGAACAGAAGGCAGGATGAATGCTAGCAGTGATTGGCAGATTTAACTTTATAGTAAATGAATTTATGAGGAAGTCAATCAATTACATTGTTCATCCTATCCTGTAACATAAGCCTCATCAGTAGATAAGATGATTGCTTAGTATATAACTCCATAAAGTCACTGCTTTATTAAACAACTACTTTGTATATATATTAATGATTTTACAGACATCGCTGATCAGAATTGATTTcaggttttggtgtttttccaGGGCGCCTGGTGGTCCATCAGGTCGCAGTGGCCACCGGATGGTCGTCTGCAAGaaacagctgcttgtgtttggaGGTTTCCATGAGAGCACCAGGTAGGCAGCAGGGTGCTGAATCTCAAACGAGGACAATAAATGTGTAACGTGTGCAGCTGTTGGGCAGGTAACATGTTTGATTACATCATCACTGAAAGCTAAGCTAAAAAAGCTAAAAGAAATGATTAGTTTGACTTACGTGTGTCAGGTGGATGGAAGCACAACTCTAAAAACTGGATGCATAAATATGCAACTGTTTGCTAGCAGGTTATTCATAGCAGTTTTCTGCCATGATATGTCAGAcgtgtgtgatttttttatttttttttacttttggcCAAAAACAAATAAACGCAGCTTTAAGAATGAAACCCAGACTGGAAAACTGGAGTCAGCTGTGCTTGATCTGCTGCCTCATTTGGTACACAGATGATCAGGGTTTTGAAACAGTCCCGTCTCTGATGAAGTGGACAGGTATATTGGTGTCGCTGTTCAggttattaaattaaattatgcaAAGTCGAGTCAGCGTGTCAGCAGGGCATAGCTTTGGTGAAGTGATGAGGTCACAAAGTTCTAAAGCTCCAAATTTATCAAATCCTTCCGTTTTTCACTTACGTGGCTCAGtttcagcctctcctctcctgcctccccTGTCCTCCCCCTGCAGGGACTTTATCTACTACAATGACGTCTACTCTTTCTCCCTGGACACCTTCTCCTGGTCACGCCTCGCTCCATCAGGCTCCGCCCCCTGCCCACGCTCCGCCTGTCAGATGACGACCACACCTGACGGCACGGGTGTCATCATCTACGGGGGATACTCTAAAgtggtgagtttgtgtgtgtgtgtgtgtgtgtgtgtgcctctcccATACCGATAACATATAACTTTTTGTGATATTGTCTGCCttataattgtgtgtgtgggtgtgtttatgtaGAGGGTCAAGAAGGATGTGGAGAAGGGGACCATCCACTCTGACATGTTTCACCTGAAGCGAGAGGGCAAAGATGGCCAAGGTACAAACAACTTCAGCACAAGAGATAAACATTAATGGAGCCCCCCCCAGCTGATTCCCTCGGTGGTGTTTTGTGTGACTGGTCTTGACTTTCTCTGCCCTCCAGAGAAGTGGTTGTGGTCCAGGGTGAACCCCTCTGGCAGCAAGCCCCCCCCTCGCTCTGGGTTTTCTCTGGCGGTGGGGCCAGCAGGGCGGGCGGTGCTGTTTGGTGGGGTTtgtgatgaggaagaggaggagtctCTGGAGGGCGACTTCTACAACGACCTCTACCTGTATGACACAGTGAAGAGCCGCTGGTTCCCCGGCCTGCTCAGGGTGAGCTACAAGGCCACGAACCTGCTGCATGAATGGATGCTTGTCAAGTTTGTCTGGATGAAAGGACACGTTTTAGGAAAAATGTATACTGCTGAATTGGCTTCGGACTCTGTTCTGTATATAAAAGCCAGCAGCGTAGTTGCACGAGTTTGCCATCAGTTTTGCGATGTGCAACTGTCAGAATAACATGCTGGCGTCGGTAAAAGGAAGTGATGAGATCTGAGGGTTATGGTTCTGATGAATCAGACAATTTGGAACTAGTTCCCCTCAGTTAGTATTAATTCAGTTTAGTCGTACTAAAACACCACAAAGACTGATAACACACTGCAGGGTGTCGATGCAACAGGTACtacagatagatggatagaaaGATAGAGCTGATCCATACATCCAAACACTTAACTAATGCTTTATGATATCTGGTCATATattgctgtaaaaaaaacttgCCTTTAAAGTTGAAGTGTGCTCTGAGAAGTATTTCAATGGCGTCATTACTGAGTTTGACTGCCGTTTGACACTTTACCGCATTCATTTGCCCTTTTAAAACCTTCAGAAAAGCCCTGACTAAATCATTGCAATATGACGTGGTGCCGAACAGATTTGACTGTGTAAGTTTAgcgttttgtttctgtgtgtccagGGAAACAAGTCAGACAAGAAGAAACGACGGAGGGGGAAGAAGGGTGGGgcggagggagagggaggagaaaaggaggagcaggaagaggggggggcaGCGGCATCTCAGGCACCCACTGAGGTCATCAAGGAGATTGTCACCGAGGACGGCACAGTGATGACCATCAAGGAAGTGATCCCTAGGgctcaggaggaggaagaggaagaggaggaggaggaggaagaggaagaggagggaggagaggatggcaagaagacacacatgcatgcacgcacgctataatacatttagaaaacagaaaaaatcacacatgacatcacatgaCCATTGTTTTTTGTCTCCGCTGGCTCAGCCTCGGCCCCCTCGGTGGAGCCCTGCCCGAGGTCCAGCGCCATGGCAACAACGCGTCAGGGGAAGCTCTTCCTGTACGGGGGGATGTTTGAGGTGGGCGACCGCCAGTTCACCCTGAACGACTTCTACTGCCTGGACCTGAACAAGATGGACCAGTGGGAGGTTCTGGTTGAAATGGACCCAAGTGAGTGAAAAAAAGTGCATGTTAGCAGAGCttaaggagaaaaacacacgtAGACATGAAGCGACATGAGATGTGTCGGCTCAGCGGGTAGCACTAAAGCAGCCACTGTGCTGATTTGTCTTGTTTGAATGTCGTGTGATGCAGGAGGGGAGCTGGAGGATGataagatgagagagagagagagaagggtgtGAGGTCTTATTTGGATTTCTGATTCTCtctccacagagacacaggagtGGCTGGAAGAGTCTGAGtcggaggatgaggaggaggaggaggaggaggaggtggagggggaagAGGCAAAAGGAGcagaaggggaggaagaagagtctGAAGAGGAAAGCGAAGGTGAGAAAGGCAAGGGATGATTCTGGCTCCTTGCAGtcttatggcgcttttccattacacggttttagctctactcgcttcgactcggtttgggtcgttttccattacaattgcgTCCCACCTCAACGTgtgtggggtcgtcatagcaaggcggcccgaaattccagtggcgtaatttgtatgcgacacaaacacaactaaggatATTGaatgtttggtttgcgtgtagctgtttacctcgttcacagaaataataaaaacgcatggtcgctgtttccagggttttaaaaacggcgggtttgattcttgtgaacgagtcgctctcatgactcatccagtgacgtcactccctggccaatcagtggcctgcagtctgttgccGTCACgttttcagctcgactcagctcgcttggaatcccggccgagtaggtactaaaaaagtacccgGTACCAAGTACCATCGCCTAGTGGAAAACCATAAaggtcgagtcgagccgagtaggtgctagtggaaaagcgccattacACTAACTTTTCCTGTGACGTACAGTGAGGAGCGAGTGAGGAGCGAGTACACAGTAAAACATCCACAATATGAGATCTGATGTGGTGTCAGTAGGTGACTGTGGGCACTAAAtgctaatgaataaataaatatctgtatTGTCTGTTTAAATAAGCCGTTTAGCTGGCTTACTGTCAAACACATGTCAAAGTCTTGTGACATTCGGAGCTATCTTTAATGTTATTGTCTGACCCACCCggctgatctttgtttttagtcACGGAGGTTAACAGGACTAATGTTGGTGTCTGTCATGTACACACCATCTAAGGTCCAGTCCAGTGGTTATAGCACATATCTTAGTGAAGAGCTCCAGTCGGGTTTGCTGGTCGGGTTTTATCCTGTGAAATCCTCTGCTGTTACTGGGCCAGCCTTTAGACAATGTGTACTCATGACAGATGCCCAAAACAAAGATCACTAACTTTATTCAGACACTAGTGGCTCAGTTTACAGCCTAAACAAAATGCAATACGAGTTAGACTTGTAGGACACTTTTTAAATTGCCAGAATGTCTCATAATGACAAATACCAGTTCAGTCAGCTTGCatgatgttaatgttaaaatacACATAATGTGTTATACTGCGATTGTATTGTATGTATCGTTACCTGGACATGACATGGCCCATATCAGGATATGAGATTTTGATCATATCGCACAGTCCTGTGTAACACCTGTGTAACACCTGTGTAACACCTGTGTAACACCTGTGTAACACCTGAGTAACACCTGAGTAACACCTGAGTAACACCTGTGTAACACCTGTGTAACACCTGTGTAACACCTGAGTAACACCTGTGTACCACCTACAGCGTTTTACTACCACAATAAGTCAAAATGGCTCCGGTGAAAAAGGCCGATGCTCTGTGTTGTCAAAACAatgaacgggggggggggggctgtgattattttgaaatgttacaAACAACTTTAACCTCACtacctgaatgtgtgtttccagatgAAGAGGAGCACCCGGCAGTGCAGGAGGGAGAGTCGGTGACGGATTACCAAACCCGTACAGAGCAGTACTGGATGGGACTGGCACGAGCCAACATGGGCCCCGACACCAAGGACAAAAAGGTCGCCAAGGTCGCCCTTGCCATGGCTAAAGTCTTCTATGAAGACCAGTAATGGGTTACGCCAAActgtctgagtgactgtgagtgtgccgtttgtccgtgtgtgtgtgtgtgtgtgtgagaaatagTTTTTTGTAATTGCCTTTTtataaaacatcatttaaaCTTTACTGCAAATAATTCAGTAATGCAAGTTTAATTTCACTcaagtttgaaagagaaaacCAAACCACTTCTTTCAAATGATGAATTCATGGACTGTTTTCCATCTGTGAGCAACACATAACATGTATATGATGGTTCAGGAGAACTCTGTTCTGTGACCTCAGCTAAAcaatatttaatgtttcataCTTGTGgtaaaacaaagtaaagcagAAATTAGTGTTGAATTATCTGGAGCCACATTTTAGAGAAGGTTAGCACTGAAATGAAATTGCATGTGGTTTTGTGAGGTCTGAAGTCGGAGCTTGTGTTATACTGCCAACATCTCTACAAcatgtcattttgtttaaaCATATTCTTAAAATCTGTCGGCCTGTTTCATAGCTTGCCTCTTTAacatattataatattcatAAAGTGAAGCACATTCAGGAAAACTGCTGCTCGACCACGGTGTGAATCTGTAAAATAGTCACACTTCACAGTccaatcagtgatgtcacagcatgtgttgctaaaaaaaaaaacttctcagGTTTCTTCCAAAGTAGGAAGAGCTGCGTAGCAAACCACCAGAAGTATCGGAACCACAAACTGTCCACACTTAACCtgcaataaatcatttttttgctCACTTGGGGTTCAGCAGAAccagctgcaaacacaacactgacatattcaTCATCTCATAAagttgctaaaaaaaaaacccacaataatgagctgaaagatgttaaaatgttgcgtagagctgagaggaactgcagtTGGGTTTGGTCCTACAAGTGACCTATTTAGTGTTACACATTGTCATGTGATGCTTTGTTAGTCTGATAATATTGATTACTGCTTGTTTATGTTCCCAATGCATCTAAAAGTTGCTGTTTCTTGCTGCAAGAGGACACTTTTCACAGTTCACAATAAACATGACGGTATGGTCGGGACAGCTTGGAAAAGTAGGAATACAACACGAAACCtggaaagaaaatgcaaatgaacatgTGGTTGTGCATCAGAATAATGAAAGTAATGAACAACTTAAAGAAACAGATGATTAAACCACAGTGTCTTTGCTCTGCAG includes these proteins:
- the klhdc4 gene encoding kelch domain-containing protein 4, whose protein sequence is MGKKGKKEKKVKGAEKTAAKMEKKVSKRSKREEEDLEALIAEFQNLDSKKTQVVETTCSPPSPRLSASLSAHPEKDELILFGGEYYNGKKTYLYNDLFFYNIKKNSWVKSEIPNPPPPRCSHQAVVVPQGGGQLWVFGGEFASPNGEQFYHYKDLWVLHLATHTWENIKAPGGPSGRSGHRMVVCKKQLLVFGGFHESTRDFIYYNDVYSFSLDTFSWSRLAPSGSAPCPRSACQMTTTPDGTGVIIYGGYSKVRVKKDVEKGTIHSDMFHLKREGKDGQEKWLWSRVNPSGSKPPPRSGFSLAVGPAGRAVLFGGVCDEEEEESLEGDFYNDLYLYDTVKSRWFPGLLRGNKSDKKKRRRGKKGGAEGEGGEKEEQEEGGAAASQAPTEVIKEIVTEDGTVMTIKEVIPRAQEEEEEEEEEEEEEEEGGEDGSASAPSVEPCPRSSAMATTRQGKLFLYGGMFEVGDRQFTLNDFYCLDLNKMDQWEVLVEMDPKTQEWLEESESEDEEEEEEEEVEGEEAKGAEGEEEESEEESEDEEEHPAVQEGESVTDYQTRTEQYWMGLARANMGPDTKDKKVAKVALAMAKVFYEDQ